In a single window of the Natronosalvus caseinilyticus genome:
- the cofH gene encoding 7,8-didemethyl-8-hydroxy-5-deazariboflavin synthase subunit CofH: MEPPVTDADLAFEHVPETDQSFENALEKARNGTRLSVDDAVELLTTGTDREGIDRQRKERVLEAADHRRQDVIGDEVTFVANLNNNVTTACNVGCLFCNFKDAAHTFERDYDGPETAGFTKTPAESREIVADAVERGIYEVTSVSGLHPAFALDDEHLEILEAHPDPKAVNYKPPTAYETDPGTYADQLEAMSVDGVHVHSMTPEEGYHARRGTDWSYEEVYGRLQDAGLDTVPGTAAEILVDEVRDVICPGKIRTDDWLEAMEAAANVGLGLTATIMYGHVENEAHRAMHLKEVRDLQERVDGAITEFVPLSFVHQNTPLYEHGVVSGGASQDEDELLIAVSRLFLDNIDHVQSSWVKYGDEGGLKMLACGADDFMGTILSEEITTRAGGEHGEFRSFEDYVDLVTSIGRVPVERSTDYETRRVIDPNDPPFGPRLGPKADGTPLLEDERAAAGVESVPE; this comes from the coding sequence ATGGAACCCCCCGTCACCGACGCCGACCTCGCCTTCGAGCACGTTCCCGAGACCGACCAGTCGTTCGAGAACGCCCTCGAGAAGGCACGGAACGGGACGCGGCTCTCGGTCGACGACGCCGTCGAGTTGCTCACGACGGGGACCGACCGCGAGGGGATCGACCGCCAGCGCAAGGAGCGGGTGCTCGAGGCGGCCGACCACCGTCGCCAGGACGTCATCGGTGACGAGGTCACGTTCGTCGCCAACCTAAACAACAACGTCACGACCGCGTGCAACGTCGGCTGTCTCTTCTGTAACTTCAAGGACGCCGCCCACACGTTCGAGCGCGACTACGACGGCCCCGAGACGGCCGGGTTCACCAAGACACCCGCCGAATCGCGCGAGATCGTCGCCGACGCCGTCGAGCGCGGAATCTATGAGGTGACCTCGGTCTCGGGACTCCACCCCGCGTTCGCCCTCGACGACGAGCACCTCGAAATCCTCGAGGCCCACCCGGACCCGAAGGCGGTCAACTACAAACCGCCCACCGCGTATGAAACCGATCCTGGCACCTACGCCGACCAGCTCGAGGCGATGAGCGTCGACGGCGTTCACGTCCACTCGATGACCCCCGAGGAGGGATACCACGCCCGGCGGGGAACCGACTGGTCCTACGAGGAGGTGTACGGCCGACTGCAGGACGCCGGGCTGGATACGGTGCCGGGAACCGCTGCCGAGATCCTCGTCGACGAAGTGCGGGACGTCATTTGCCCCGGAAAGATTCGGACCGACGACTGGCTCGAGGCTATGGAAGCCGCCGCGAACGTCGGTCTCGGTCTGACGGCGACGATCATGTACGGCCACGTCGAGAACGAGGCCCACCGCGCGATGCACCTGAAGGAAGTTCGCGACCTCCAGGAGCGCGTCGACGGGGCCATCACCGAGTTCGTCCCCCTCTCGTTCGTCCACCAGAATACGCCGCTGTACGAACACGGCGTCGTCTCGGGCGGGGCCAGCCAGGACGAGGACGAACTGCTGATCGCCGTCTCGCGGCTCTTTCTCGACAACATCGACCACGTTCAGTCCTCGTGGGTCAAGTACGGCGACGAGGGCGGCCTGAAGATGCTCGCCTGCGGCGCCGACGACTTCATGGGGACGATCCTCTCCGAGGAGATCACGACCCGCGCTGGGGGCGAACATGGCGAGTTCCGATCCTTCGAGGATTACGTCGACCTCGTCACCTCGATCGGTCGCGTGCCGGTCGAGCGCTCGACTGACTACGAAACGCGGCGCGTGATCGACCCCAACGATCCGCCCTTCGGGCCGCGACTGGGACCGAAGGCCGACGGAACGCCGCTGCTCGAGGACGAGCGGGCCGCCGCTGGCGTGGAATCGGTCCCGGAGTAA
- a CDS encoding isoaspartyl peptidase/L-asparaginase family protein, producing the protein MQVIVHGGAGTAPEAPESRQTVLETAANKGAESETPIDAVENAIHVLESSPRFNAGVGGAIQSDGVVRTDAGIMTDDRRVGAACSMPGVEHAVSVARLVMDETPHGFVSGEHAVALAAEYGIETGVDLRSERTREKWASLEAPDGGPKAQLEWIRDQYGQSDPDGRDDPKDHDTVGAVAFDGKRIAAATSTGGRWLALAGRVGDVPQVGSGFYACPAAGVSATGAGEDIARATLSRRVARHVERGQDAQAATDLAIEEFGELTGSSAGVIAIDSRGGIGAAFNSDAMQTARVSASSR; encoded by the coding sequence CTGCAGGTCATCGTCCACGGCGGTGCCGGAACCGCTCCCGAAGCGCCCGAATCCAGGCAAACTGTCCTCGAGACGGCCGCGAACAAGGGCGCCGAGAGCGAGACGCCGATCGACGCCGTCGAGAACGCGATTCACGTCCTCGAGTCCTCGCCCCGGTTCAACGCGGGCGTCGGCGGCGCCATACAGAGCGACGGCGTCGTCCGAACCGACGCGGGGATCATGACTGACGACCGACGCGTGGGCGCGGCTTGCTCGATGCCCGGCGTCGAACACGCCGTCAGCGTCGCCCGCCTGGTCATGGACGAGACGCCCCACGGGTTCGTCTCGGGCGAGCACGCGGTCGCGCTCGCCGCGGAATATGGAATCGAGACGGGCGTGGACCTCCGCTCGGAACGTACCCGGGAGAAGTGGGCCAGTCTAGAGGCGCCCGACGGCGGCCCGAAAGCCCAGCTCGAGTGGATTCGCGACCAGTACGGGCAATCCGACCCCGACGGCCGGGACGACCCGAAGGATCACGACACCGTTGGTGCGGTCGCCTTCGATGGCAAGCGGATCGCGGCCGCCACCTCCACGGGCGGGCGCTGGCTCGCTCTCGCGGGCCGCGTTGGCGACGTTCCCCAGGTCGGCTCGGGCTTTTACGCCTGCCCCGCCGCCGGCGTGAGCGCGACGGGTGCCGGTGAGGACATCGCCCGGGCCACCCTCTCGCGGCGCGTCGCCCGCCACGTCGAGCGTGGGCAGGACGCCCAGGCGGCCACGGACCTCGCCATCGAGGAGTTCGGCGAGTTGACTGGCTCGAGCGCCGGCGTGATCGCCATCGACTCCCGCGGGGGGATCGGCGCGGCGTTCAACAGCGACGCGATGCAGACGGCCCGTGTGAGCGCCTCGAGCCGTTAG
- a CDS encoding tryptophan--tRNA ligase, with amino-acid sequence MTPTPSPPTDESTTNSQPPTDDETSDETDSEARTDGTLVTPYAVRGDIDYDRLLEQFGADRLTDTQRERFPDHPTVRRGTFYAGRDVDAFLEAAEAGNPHAIVTGRGPSGPMHLGHVLPFYLARTIQRETGATVYLPVSDDEKFLAKDQSFASIGEATRENLRDLLAVGFDPERTRIVIDTADADVIYPVAVRLSKHLTPATVEAVYGEQDTVGLQFYPAVQATHLLLPQLVSGRQPTLVPIAVDQDPHVRVCRDVAAREALPVEKPGALLGRFLPGLEGPRKMSSSGAAPSIELTDGPEAVADTIREHAYSGGRSSLAAHREHGGDPTVDVAFQYLRYGFEPDDDRLADVAADYRDGHLLSGELKELAAERISEFLTDHQRRRAALGDLEDELEPYRLTEAERRAALEAAGVPRLD; translated from the coding sequence ATGACACCGACACCATCGCCACCCACGGACGAATCGACGACGAATAGCCAGCCACCGACCGACGACGAAACCAGCGACGAAACCGACAGTGAGGCCAGAACCGACGGCACTCTCGTCACCCCCTACGCCGTCCGCGGCGACATCGATTACGACCGACTGCTCGAGCAATTCGGCGCCGACCGCCTCACCGACACCCAGCGGGAGCGATTCCCCGATCACCCGACGGTCCGGCGAGGAACGTTCTACGCCGGCCGTGACGTCGACGCCTTCCTCGAGGCCGCCGAGGCGGGCAACCCGCACGCGATCGTCACCGGACGCGGCCCGTCGGGGCCGATGCACCTGGGCCACGTCCTCCCCTTTTACCTCGCGCGGACGATCCAGCGCGAGACCGGCGCCACCGTGTACCTGCCGGTCTCTGACGACGAGAAGTTCCTCGCGAAGGACCAGTCCTTCGCGTCCATCGGCGAGGCCACGCGCGAGAACCTCCGGGATCTACTAGCCGTCGGCTTCGATCCCGAGCGGACCCGAATCGTGATCGACACGGCCGACGCGGACGTGATCTACCCGGTCGCCGTTCGCCTGTCGAAACACCTCACTCCGGCGACCGTCGAGGCCGTCTACGGCGAGCAGGACACCGTCGGCCTGCAGTTCTACCCCGCCGTCCAGGCGACCCACCTCCTGCTCCCGCAGCTCGTCTCGGGTCGCCAGCCGACCCTCGTCCCCATCGCCGTCGACCAGGATCCTCACGTTCGCGTTTGCCGAGACGTCGCTGCCAGAGAGGCGCTCCCGGTCGAGAAGCCGGGCGCCCTGCTGGGTCGATTCCTCCCCGGCCTCGAGGGGCCCAGAAAGATGAGTTCCTCGGGCGCGGCACCGTCGATCGAGCTGACCGATGGCCCGGAAGCCGTCGCCGACACGATTCGTGAACACGCCTACAGCGGCGGCCGCTCGAGCCTCGCAGCCCATCGCGAACACGGCGGCGATCCGACGGTCGACGTGGCCTTCCAGTACCTGCGCTACGGATTCGAACCGGACGACGACCGCCTCGCTGACGTCGCAGCCGACTACCGCGACGGGCACCTCCTCAGCGGCGAACTCAAGGAACTCGCCGCCGAACGAATTTCGGAATTCCTGACCGACCACCAGCGTCGCCGGGCAGCCCTCGGCGACCTCGAGGACGAACTCGAGCCATATCGATTGACGGAGGCGGAGCGGCGGGCGGCGCTCGAGGCGGCGGGCGTGCCACGGCTGGACTAA
- a CDS encoding phosphoribosylaminoimidazolesuccinocarboxamide synthase encodes MTSVKEFRIDEEATADELGSGAFVFTDDYSVFDWGKMPDQIPDKGASLCTMGAYNFELLQDAGVPTHYQGVVEDGSVVPLETATRPPFEMAIDLTQVPDLPHEGRTYDYDAYHATAGENYLIPLEIVFRNEVPIGSSLRRRTDPEDHGLEFDAWPEGAVDLETPIVEFSTKYEEGDRYLSREEADAIAGKADIEALEAVAREVNHAITEQAEQAGLVHQDGKIECLYYRGEIRVADVVGTFDENRFSYEGVQLSKEVIRQHHKRTQPDWVDAVTDAKERARAEDVADWKSLCEREPQPLDEDVIDIARAIYCAGTNAYVGREIFEAPSLSAAIGAVQRL; translated from the coding sequence GTGACGAGCGTCAAGGAGTTCCGCATCGACGAGGAAGCGACCGCCGACGAACTGGGGTCGGGCGCGTTCGTCTTCACCGACGACTACTCCGTTTTCGACTGGGGGAAGATGCCCGATCAGATCCCCGACAAGGGCGCGAGCCTCTGTACGATGGGCGCGTACAACTTCGAACTGCTGCAGGACGCCGGCGTCCCGACGCACTACCAGGGCGTCGTCGAGGATGGGTCGGTGGTCCCACTCGAGACGGCCACTCGTCCGCCGTTCGAGATGGCGATCGACCTCACCCAGGTCCCCGACCTGCCTCACGAGGGCCGTACCTACGACTACGACGCCTACCACGCCACGGCCGGTGAGAACTACCTGATCCCCCTCGAGATCGTCTTCCGAAACGAGGTGCCGATCGGCTCGAGTCTTCGCCGACGAACCGATCCCGAGGACCACGGCCTCGAGTTCGACGCCTGGCCCGAGGGCGCGGTCGACCTCGAGACGCCGATCGTCGAGTTCTCCACGAAGTACGAGGAGGGCGACCGCTACCTCTCCCGGGAGGAGGCCGACGCCATCGCCGGGAAAGCGGACATCGAGGCCCTCGAGGCGGTCGCCCGCGAAGTCAATCACGCCATCACCGAACAGGCCGAGCAGGCCGGGCTCGTCCACCAGGACGGCAAGATCGAGTGTCTCTACTACCGGGGCGAGATTCGCGTCGCGGACGTCGTCGGCACGTTCGACGAGAACCGCTTCAGCTACGAGGGCGTCCAGCTCTCGAAGGAAGTCATCCGCCAGCACCACAAGCGAACCCAGCCCGACTGGGTCGACGCCGTCACCGACGCGAAAGAACGTGCCAGGGCCGAAGACGTCGCGGACTGGAAGTCCCTCTGTGAACGGGAGCCCCAGCCGCTCGACGAGGACGTGATCGACATCGCTCGAGCGATCTACTGCGCCGGGACGAACGCCTACGTCGGCCGCGAAATCTTCGAAGCGCCGTCGCTGTCGGCGGCGATCGGGGCCGTCCAGCGGCTGTAG
- a CDS encoding DUF5807 family protein has translation MTETREAFLAGERPEDVALFLADSYVSDDRLAEYGDPVEGGVLIVVDGERGRNAFKAATGTGAMEFARLAMEHEGIIDDDLAGGTCPDEPEGKEGDHDAQFVFAFAEEQNEEVGGIYAEGDVVHAYAQCTCGTAYSDRWAVQD, from the coding sequence ATGACCGAGACACGCGAGGCGTTTCTCGCCGGCGAACGACCGGAGGACGTGGCGCTCTTTCTCGCCGATTCGTACGTCTCCGACGACCGACTCGCCGAGTACGGTGATCCCGTCGAGGGTGGCGTCCTGATCGTGGTCGACGGCGAACGCGGTCGAAACGCGTTCAAAGCGGCGACCGGCACCGGGGCGATGGAGTTCGCCAGGCTGGCGATGGAACACGAGGGAATCATCGACGACGATCTCGCTGGTGGGACCTGCCCGGACGAACCCGAGGGTAAGGAGGGCGACCACGACGCCCAGTTCGTCTTCGCGTTCGCCGAAGAACAGAACGAGGAAGTCGGCGGCATCTACGCCGAGGGCGACGTCGTCCACGCCTACGCCCAGTGTACGTGCGGGACGGCGTACTCCGACCGCTGGGCGGTCCAGGACTGA
- a CDS encoding hydantoinase/oxoprolinase family protein: protein MDATTHVGVDVGGTFTDVVLATEDGLTTAKVPSTADQSEGVLEGIEKACEKAALPPESVETFTHAMTVSVNALLEGDGATTALITTEGFRDVLEIGRQDRPSLYDLSVERVDPLVPRRRRFELEERATTEGIVDSVALEDVDDLVDRLAGAAESEVESVAVSFLHAYADPANEAVVADRLQERLEVPVSASHEVLPAFREYERTSTTVANAYVRPAIDAYLGRLVERARDAGLPEPRVMQSNGGIADLDAVRERAVTTVLSGPAAGVVGAAATAEAAVADAGLEGLVTFDMGGTSSDVSLVRDGEVSRTTSAEIAGHPIATPMVDVTTVGSGGGSIAWIDAGGALRVGPKSAGADPGPACYGRGGTDPTVTDAAVVLGYLGQDATLGGEVTLDVDAAQNALEELAKKAGLESAREAAAGVYRVANATMTRAIRSVTVERGHDPREFGLVAFGGAGPMHAAAVADRLGMDRVVIPLAGGVLSAYGLLDADEKHDRVRTHRTPLETAERDVLEGIYAELTADALTNVESGSDPVVERRADLRYAGQSFELEVRVDDPVDIATVRERFDAAHERAYGYRMDEPIELVTLGVTVREPREAPSIRYEARGDGRGKGRDERDDEDALGSRTVFFDGERRGAAVLARDAVAPGTTVEGPAILKDEESTTVVPPGWSGSMGDDGELVLERGRTNAPGQKSRRMNERGQKTGTNGGERP, encoded by the coding sequence ATGGACGCGACGACGCACGTCGGCGTCGACGTCGGCGGCACGTTCACCGACGTCGTCCTGGCGACCGAGGACGGCCTAACGACCGCGAAGGTCCCCTCGACGGCCGACCAGAGCGAAGGCGTCCTCGAGGGAATTGAGAAGGCCTGTGAGAAGGCGGCGCTTCCGCCCGAGTCCGTCGAGACGTTCACCCACGCGATGACAGTTTCGGTGAACGCGCTCCTCGAGGGCGACGGCGCGACGACCGCACTGATCACGACGGAGGGCTTTCGCGACGTCCTCGAGATCGGTCGCCAGGACCGCCCGTCGCTGTATGACCTCTCGGTCGAGCGGGTCGACCCGCTCGTCCCCCGCCGTCGGCGGTTCGAACTCGAGGAACGGGCGACGACCGAGGGTATCGTCGATTCGGTCGCCCTCGAGGACGTGGACGATCTGGTCGACCGCCTCGCCGGGGCGGCCGAGAGCGAGGTCGAGAGCGTGGCCGTTTCGTTCCTCCACGCGTACGCGGATCCCGCGAACGAGGCCGTCGTCGCGGACCGACTGCAGGAGCGACTCGAGGTGCCCGTCTCGGCCTCCCACGAGGTGCTCCCCGCCTTCCGGGAGTACGAACGGACCTCGACGACGGTCGCGAACGCCTACGTCCGCCCGGCGATCGACGCCTACCTCGGACGGCTCGTCGAACGCGCTCGAGACGCTGGACTCCCGGAACCGCGCGTGATGCAGTCCAACGGCGGCATCGCGGACCTCGACGCCGTCCGCGAACGGGCGGTGACGACGGTACTCTCGGGGCCGGCCGCGGGCGTCGTCGGGGCGGCCGCGACCGCCGAGGCCGCCGTCGCGGACGCGGGCCTCGAGGGACTCGTCACCTTCGACATGGGCGGCACCTCGAGCGACGTGAGCCTCGTCCGCGATGGCGAGGTCTCCCGAACCACGTCAGCCGAGATCGCCGGCCACCCCATCGCGACGCCGATGGTCGACGTGACGACCGTCGGCTCCGGCGGCGGCTCGATCGCGTGGATCGACGCCGGCGGCGCCCTTCGGGTGGGTCCCAAGTCGGCGGGCGCCGACCCCGGTCCGGCGTGTTACGGTCGCGGGGGGACCGACCCGACCGTCACCGACGCGGCCGTCGTCCTCGGCTACCTCGGCCAAGACGCAACCCTCGGCGGCGAAGTCACCCTCGACGTCGATGCCGCCCAGAACGCGCTCGAGGAATTGGCGAAGAAGGCGGGCCTCGAGTCCGCCCGCGAAGCCGCCGCCGGGGTCTACCGCGTCGCGAACGCGACGATGACTCGCGCCATCCGATCGGTGACCGTCGAGCGCGGCCACGACCCCCGCGAGTTCGGCCTCGTGGCCTTCGGCGGCGCCGGACCGATGCACGCCGCCGCCGTGGCAGACCGACTCGGAATGGATCGCGTCGTGATCCCCCTCGCCGGCGGGGTGCTCTCGGCGTACGGACTGCTCGACGCCGACGAGAAACACGACCGGGTACGAACCCACCGGACGCCGCTCGAGACGGCCGAGCGCGATGTCCTGGAGGGAATCTACGCCGAACTGACGGCCGACGCGCTCACGAACGTCGAGTCCGGTAGCGACCCCGTCGTCGAACGACGCGCCGACCTCCGATACGCCGGCCAGAGCTTCGAACTCGAGGTGCGCGTCGACGACCCGGTCGACATCGCGACCGTCCGCGAGCGCTTCGACGCGGCCCACGAACGCGCCTACGGTTACCGGATGGACGAACCGATCGAGCTGGTCACGCTCGGGGTGACGGTCCGCGAACCACGCGAGGCGCCGTCGATACGGTACGAGGCTAGGGGCGATGGGCGGGGAAAAGGACGGGACGAGAGAGACGACGAGGACGCACTCGGATCCCGAACAGTCTTCTTCGACGGTGAGCGCCGCGGGGCGGCGGTTCTAGCCAGAGACGCCGTCGCACCCGGAACGACCGTCGAGGGGCCAGCCATCCTCAAGGACGAAGAGAGCACGACGGTCGTTCCCCCGGGGTGGTCCGGTTCGATGGGCGACGACGGCGAACTCGTCCTGGAGCGTGGGCGGACGAACGCCCCCGGCCAGAAATCCAGACGGATGAACGAGCGCGGCCAGAAAACCGGGACCAACGGAGGTGAGCGCCCGTGA
- a CDS encoding hydantoinase B/oxoprolinase family protein: MTLDAVSLEVLRNRLEGIAEEMGHVLIHGAYSPNIKERRDCSTALFDAEGKMVAQAEHIPVHLGAMPEAVQAVRKRDPEPGEAYVLNDPFTGGTHLPDVTIVAPIDVDGEVLGYGVTRAHHGDVGGMSPGSMPAGATEIYQEGLRLPPTRLVVDGEIDSNVLELVLANVRNPAERRADLRAQLAATDRARDRVRELVAERGRASLQAAFDGVIEYSRDRIEAELEAIPDGTYRGRDWLEGDGVEESTIPLEVAVTVDGTTVDVDFAGTAAQVAGNMNAPLAVARSAVYFVLRAVTDPDIPPNDGCYQPVTVRAPAGSVLNPNRPAAVVGGNVETSQRVTDVVLSAFAEAVPERVPAQSQGTMNNLIIGSRGADGFTYYETIGGGFGARPDRDGVDGVQVGMTNTLNTPIEALEAAYPMRVERYAFRAGSGGDGRYRGGLGLERSISVEADATVSLLTERRRFAPRGTSGGADGATGENRIDGTVVPAKTTVDVEAGTTVTVETPGGGGYGDPSERDSSARERDALDGKSVARKSARSGEPGTQGSRE; encoded by the coding sequence GTGACCCTCGACGCCGTCTCCCTCGAGGTGCTCCGGAACCGTCTCGAGGGCATCGCCGAGGAGATGGGCCACGTGTTGATCCACGGGGCCTACTCCCCGAACATCAAGGAGCGGCGGGACTGCTCGACGGCGCTGTTCGACGCCGAGGGGAAGATGGTCGCCCAGGCCGAGCACATCCCGGTCCACCTCGGGGCGATGCCGGAGGCGGTGCAGGCGGTTCGAAAGCGTGACCCCGAACCCGGCGAGGCGTACGTCCTGAACGATCCGTTCACCGGGGGAACCCACCTCCCGGACGTGACGATCGTCGCCCCGATCGACGTCGACGGGGAAGTCCTGGGCTACGGGGTCACGCGAGCCCACCACGGCGACGTCGGCGGGATGAGCCCGGGAAGCATGCCCGCGGGGGCGACCGAGATCTACCAGGAGGGGCTGCGATTGCCGCCGACGCGGCTCGTCGTCGACGGCGAGATCGATTCAAACGTGCTGGAACTCGTGCTCGCGAACGTCCGCAACCCCGCCGAACGTCGGGCGGACCTCCGTGCCCAGCTCGCTGCGACCGACCGGGCCCGCGATCGGGTGCGCGAACTCGTCGCCGAACGCGGGCGGGCAAGCCTTCAGGCGGCCTTCGACGGCGTCATCGAGTATTCGCGAGACCGCATCGAGGCCGAACTCGAGGCGATTCCCGACGGCACCTACCGGGGACGCGACTGGCTCGAGGGCGACGGCGTCGAGGAGTCGACGATTCCGCTCGAGGTTGCGGTCACGGTCGACGGGACGACGGTGGACGTCGACTTCGCGGGGACGGCCGCCCAGGTGGCCGGCAACATGAACGCGCCGCTGGCGGTCGCCAGGAGTGCGGTGTACTTCGTCCTCAGGGCCGTGACGGATCCGGACATTCCGCCGAACGACGGCTGCTACCAGCCGGTGACCGTGCGTGCGCCAGCGGGATCCGTTCTGAACCCCAACCGGCCAGCGGCCGTCGTCGGCGGCAACGTCGAGACGAGCCAGCGGGTGACGGACGTGGTACTCTCGGCGTTCGCCGAGGCCGTCCCCGAGCGCGTGCCCGCCCAGAGCCAGGGCACGATGAACAACCTGATTATCGGAAGCCGGGGTGCCGACGGCTTCACCTACTACGAGACCATTGGCGGCGGGTTCGGTGCCCGCCCCGACCGCGACGGCGTCGACGGCGTCCAGGTCGGCATGACGAACACCCTGAACACGCCGATCGAAGCCCTCGAGGCGGCCTACCCGATGCGCGTCGAGCGCTACGCCTTCCGGGCGGGGAGCGGCGGCGACGGGCGATATCGTGGCGGCCTCGGCCTCGAGCGCTCGATTTCCGTCGAGGCTGACGCGACGGTCTCCCTGCTCACAGAGCGACGGCGGTTCGCCCCCCGGGGCACGAGCGGCGGCGCGGACGGCGCAACCGGCGAGAACCGGATCGACGGGACGGTCGTTCCCGCGAAGACGACGGTCGACGTCGAGGCGGGCACCACCGTCACCGTCGAGACGCCCGGCGGTGGCGGGTACGGCGACCCGAGCGAGCGCGACTCGAGTGCGCGCGAACGCGACGCCCTCGACGGGAAGTCGGTCGCCAGGAAGTCGGCGAGATCGGGAGAGCCAGGAACGCAAGGGAGTCGAGAGTAG
- a CDS encoding PAS domain-containing sensor histidine kinase, with translation MERTRPHIDVTLVSPNGSLEALAKMLRRDCSIIDVTVVDRPEDLAGADVDVDADTDGRHVDTDTDADGNTNTDRGPADCIVVCHASDVDGVAQLEAVLDRIDESTPVVVYSLVHELEPVTASITAGAADVICPGADSPPLLERRLRAAAGDGPPPQSPARRLESLLEYLPHQVFLKDDRHRIVDASRVAADEYGLTREQMIGLTDFELLQPEVAEELFAEERRIMETGEPIINKIEHYVDRQGRDRWVSTSKAARYDDGETIGVLGSTRDVTEQQRQEQLLDVLHEASRDLVSATNFADVAHVAAAIAEDIPDLPRICIALFEDGRLEPAHDDRAVFDRYGDAFDRSVLEDGARYLDADGVETTLKDGAVVAVLPLGSHGVLGFETTSGTLEPFSVDLAQILAANVEVALDRAEREARLQSQNERLEQFASIVSHDLRNPMSTARGYLEAYRDSGDPNHADEIEHALDRMGRLTGEMLELARHGRIVDSVEPVELATVVDRAWRNVPTDDAVLENELKGVTYGDSERVQEALENLFRNSVEHGSTNHSLANAHENAVEHGLERTAGGGRIRVERIPQGFAVEDNGPGIPDSRKDEVFDLGYTGSVDGTGYGLYIVEQIVTGHDWSIRVADGEDGGARFEITGLEFDS, from the coding sequence ATGGAACGAACGCGACCCCACATCGACGTCACCCTCGTGAGCCCGAACGGCTCGCTCGAGGCGCTCGCGAAAATGCTCCGTCGAGACTGTTCCATCATCGACGTGACCGTCGTCGACCGGCCAGAGGACCTCGCGGGCGCTGACGTGGACGTGGACGCGGACACCGATGGGAGGCACGTAGATACGGATACGGACGCGGACGGGAACACGAACACGGATAGGGGGCCAGCCGACTGCATCGTCGTCTGCCACGCCAGCGACGTCGACGGCGTCGCCCAGCTCGAGGCGGTACTCGACCGGATCGATGAGTCAACCCCGGTCGTCGTCTACTCGCTCGTTCACGAACTCGAGCCCGTCACCGCGTCGATTACCGCCGGCGCCGCCGACGTCATCTGCCCCGGCGCCGACAGCCCGCCCCTGCTCGAGCGACGGCTCCGCGCTGCGGCGGGCGACGGACCGCCGCCCCAATCGCCCGCCCGCCGACTCGAGTCGCTGCTCGAGTATCTCCCTCACCAGGTATTCCTCAAGGATGACCGCCACCGAATCGTCGACGCGAGTCGTGTCGCCGCCGACGAGTACGGACTCACGCGCGAGCAGATGATCGGCCTGACAGACTTCGAACTCCTCCAGCCCGAGGTGGCCGAGGAGCTCTTCGCCGAGGAGCGCCGGATCATGGAAACCGGCGAGCCGATCATCAACAAGATCGAACACTACGTCGATCGACAGGGTCGCGACCGCTGGGTGAGCACGAGCAAAGCCGCCAGGTACGACGACGGCGAGACCATCGGCGTCCTGGGGAGCACCCGGGACGTCACCGAACAACAGCGACAGGAACAGCTGCTCGACGTCCTCCACGAGGCGAGTCGCGACCTCGTTTCGGCCACGAACTTCGCCGACGTCGCCCACGTCGCCGCCGCCATCGCCGAGGACATTCCCGATTTACCGCGGATCTGTATCGCGCTCTTCGAGGACGGCCGCCTCGAACCGGCCCACGACGATCGAGCTGTTTTCGACCGCTACGGCGACGCGTTCGATCGATCCGTGCTCGAGGACGGGGCGCGGTATCTCGACGCCGACGGGGTCGAAACCACCCTCAAGGACGGTGCCGTCGTCGCGGTACTCCCGCTCGGTTCTCACGGCGTGCTGGGTTTCGAAACGACAAGCGGAACGCTCGAGCCGTTCAGCGTCGACCTCGCGCAGATCCTCGCAGCAAACGTCGAGGTCGCGCTCGATCGAGCCGAACGCGAGGCCCGACTGCAGTCCCAGAACGAACGACTCGAGCAGTTCGCGAGCATCGTCAGCCACGACCTCCGAAACCCGATGAGCACCGCGCGAGGCTACCTCGAGGCCTATCGCGACAGCGGCGACCCCAATCACGCCGACGAGATCGAACACGCCCTCGACCGAATGGGACGGCTCACCGGCGAGATGCTCGAACTCGCCCGTCACGGTCGGATAGTCGACTCCGTCGAACCGGTCGAGCTCGCCACCGTCGTGGATCGAGCCTGGCGAAACGTCCCGACTGACGATGCCGTCCTGGAGAACGAGCTCAAGGGGGTGACGTACGGCGATTCGGAGCGCGTCCAGGAAGCCCTCGAGAATCTGTTTCGAAATTCCGTGGAACACGGCTCCACGAACCATTCGCTCGCTAACGCTCACGAAAACGCCGTGGAGCACGGTCTCGAGCGAACGGCAGGAGGCGGTCGAATCAGGGTCGAGCGAATCCCCCAGGGCTTCGCCGTCGAGGACAATGGTCCGGGGATTCCCGACAGCCGAAAGGACGAGGTGTTCGACCTCGGGTACACCGGATCGGTCGACGGCACCGGATACGGCCTCTACATCGTCGAACAGATCGTCACCGGCCACGACTGGTCGATCCGGGTTGCCGACGGCGAGGACGGCGGTGCCCGGTTCGAAATCACGGGACTCGAGTTCGACTCGTAG